The Deltaproteobacteria bacterium nucleotide sequence TTGGAGGTTCTCGCCTACGCCAGGCAGATGGTGGACCATTTTGATGCCATGGGGCTTGAGGTCCTCTTCGTTGCCCACGCCGGAGAGTTGCAGGAGCTGAGGTGTGTTGATGGCACCACCGGAGCAGATGACTTCACCCGCATGCGCCGTATAAGTCGTCGTGCCGTAGCTGGTGTTAAAGAGTCCCTTACCTTTAACGTACTCGACCCCCACGGCCCGCTTACCTTCAAAGAGAATTCGGGTGGAGAGTGCCCCACAAATAACAGTGAGGTTGGGGCGATCCATTACCGGGTGTAGATAAGCCCGGGCAGCGCTCCAGCGCCTTCCATTGTTCACATTGCGGTCGAAAGGCGCAAAGCCCTCTTGCTGATAACCGTTTACATCGTCTGTGATGGGGTACCCAGCCTGTTTGCAGGCCTCAAAAAAGGATTGAAAGAGGGGACTTTCACATGGCCCCTTCTCAAGAACCAAAGGGCCTTCCTGCCCATGGTAATCATTTTTACCGGCGGTTCGATTCTCGGCTTTGATAAAGTAGGGCAGGCAGTGGGCGTAGTCCCATCGCTCCATGCCGGGCTCCAGGGCCCATTTTTCAAAATCCATGGCGTTGCCGCGGATGTAAATCATGCCGTTGATACTGCTTGAGCCGCCCAAGACTTTGCCTCGGCCGTGGTCGACCTGTCGACCATTCATAAATGGCTCCGGCTCCGACTTGTATTTCCAGTCGTAGAGCTTGTTGCCGAGGGGAGTACTGAGGCCAGCTGGCATATGGATAAAAATATCCCATTTCCAATCGGGTCGCCCGGCTTCCAAAACGAGTACCTTATTCGAAGGGTCCTCGCTAAGCCGGTTGGCTAGGCAACACCCAGCAGATCCTCCACCGATGATGATATAGTCGTAACTGTCTTTTTTGACGATATTTGGCATGATTCCCCCGCATAGAAAGCTACTTGGAATAGCTCGGTGAATCCAGCATCCCTAAATTATTTAGGTTCCGACTCTATGTTTGACTCTGGTCAAACAAGCTTAAAACAGTATACAAAACCTCTCGGAATCAAGAGAGCGGTATTCGTGATATCCTATGAAGTGAGATGAAAATGAAGAGAAGTTTCGTGATGAATGCATACGTGGCAAGTGTTCTTACCCTGGCCATGGTTGCTTGTAGCCCAAAAGCCGAATCAGAGGCTCCCGCCAAGAAGGTTGAAGACAAGCCTCAAGCAGCTGCCGAAAAAACAGTGATTCGGGTAACCGGTATCCCTGATGAGAATCCGACCGAACTTCAGCGTAAAAATGCACCACTTGTTGCCTATCTTAGTGAAGAACTCGGCACCGAAGTTACTTATGTCCCCGTCACCGATTACGGTGCAGCGGTTCAAGCTCTGGCTGCAGGGCAAATTGATTTTGCTTGGCTTGGTGGTTTCACCCATGTTCAAGCCCGAACCATGGCCGGCGCTGTGCCTTTGACCATGCGCGGAATCGATCGTGATTTTAAAACCGTATTCATTGCCAACGCGCAGAGCGGTGTTGAGAAAGTCGAAGATATTCGCGGTAAGACCCTGTCTTTCGGCTCAAAGAGCTCCACCTCGGGCCATCTGATGCCACGTCACTTTATGAAGACTCAGTTTAGTTTGGACGTAGCCGCCGATCTTGAAGGTAAGCCAGTTTTCAGCGGCGCCCATGATGCCACAGCGAAAATAGTTGAGTCGGGCAAAGTTGCTGCAGGTGCTTTGAACAAGCAGGTTTGGGATCGTATGGTCACTCAAGAAAAAGTTGATACAGCCAAGGTGAAGCTCATCTGGACCACACCTGGCTACGTTGACTACGTTTGGACCGCGGGCAAAGAAGTGGACGCGCTCCTACAAGACAAATTCAAGAAAGCCTTTTTGAAGCTCGATGGAACCAATGAGAAGCATCAAGCAGTATTGGCACTTCAGGGTGCGGCTAAGTTTGTACCGGCAGCGCCGAGTGACTTTGATGCGATTGAATCGGTTGCTCGTGAAACAGGACTTTTAAAGTAAGATGACTGAGCTCGTCAGTGAGCAGGCTCCTGTATTGGAGCTCTCTGAGGTTGGTAAATCGTTCGGTGAGTTCAAAGCTCTATCGGCAATCAATCTCAAAGTGTCACTTGGCGAGCGAGTCGCTGTTTTGGGTCCCAGTGGTAGTGGAAAGTCTACCCTGATTAAGCTTTTGGCAGGGTCTCTTGAGCCTTCTTGTGGTCAGGTCTTGGTCGAGGGCCAAGATATGGCCACATGGAACCGGCGCGAACTTCGTTCCTATCGTCGCCAGCTTGGTTTGGTCGAGCAAAGTTTAGACCTTGTCCCGCAATTATCCTTGCACCGAAATGTTGTCGCAGGCCTGCTCTCAAATTGGTCACCATGGCGCATTATGCTCTCTTTACTGTGGACCACGGATAAACAAGAGGTGGCGCAGATGCTTGAGGAAGTGGGTCTTGCATCCAGGCAGTTTGATTCCACACACACATTAAGCGGCGGTGAGAAGCAACGCGTGGCCATTGCTCGGGCGTTGATTCACCGGCCCACGATTCTCTTTGCAGATGAACCAACATCGTCTTTAGACCCGGCCACAGCACAAACAGTCATGAAGCTGCTTATCGAAGAGGGCCAGCGGCATGCGCAATCGATGGTTTTATCCACCCATTGGGTAAGCGTGGTTCAGCCACATGTTGACCGGATCATTGGCCTACGTGAAGGCAGGCTCGTTTTGGATGTGCCTGCTCATGAAGTAACCGACTCGGTGCTCGATGAACTCTACGCGGGGCACCAGGAGCGGCGTTGATGCCCAGTGACTCGGTAAAACCGCTTTCAACGCGGGAGCAACCTGCAGGCCTGCGTGCTCTGGTTTTGTCGGGTTTTCTCATCGCTTGGTGCTTGGGTGGTTGGGGCATCGGATTTGAGCCGGGGAGATTATTTCAAAAAGACGGTCTCGCCAATGCTCTTGCACTGTTTCAAGGCTTTACGAGTCCTGCATTGGATGCTGACTTTATCCGACGCATCATGGAGCTTAGCGTTGAGAGCTTTGCCATTGGCTTCTCAGGGCTCGGCTTGGCCCTTGTTATCGGTATCCCCTTGGGGATCTGGGGAGCGCGTTTACCGGCACTGCCTGAGCAATCCCGTAAGCGTTCATTCGTGGATTTCACGGCGTTTGTAGTTCGCCCGGCCTCACGAACCATCCTGACGATTTTACGCAGTATTCCCGAAATTATCTGGGCCTTTTTGTTTGTTCGCATTCTGGGATTAGGTCCCGGCCCGGCGGTCATTGCTATTGGGCTAAGTTTTGCCGGAATCATTGGTAAGCTTTTTGCGGAGCTGATGGAAAGTGCAGCGCCTGAGCCTGCAATGAGTCTACGACGTCTCGGGGCTTCCCCGCTGGGCGTAGCGCTTTATGGTGTCTTACCCCAAGTACGTCATCAATGGGTTGGGTATGGCCTTTTTCGTCTGGAATGCGCGATTCGAAGTGCGGCGATTTTAGGTGTGGTGGGTGCAGGAGGGCTTGGCTCTGAAATCGATTTAAGCATTCGCTACTTTCAATACGACAAGCTGGCTACGGCGCTCCTGGCACTGCTTCTCTGTGTTATTTTATTGGAGATTTCTAGCCTCATTTTGCGTCGGTCGAGAGCGTATTGGTCGATTGGTACCATCGCTGTCGGCGCTCTTTGGGGAAGCCTGACGTTAGGCGTTGTGTGGTTTGACCTTTTTACGGCCCAAGCAGCCAAGCAACTGGGCGTCTTTTTGGCGGGGTTTTCCAATCCAGTGCTTGACTTCGATTTTGTGTGGGCAACGACGCAGGCCATGCTCGAGACAGTAGGGATGGCACTCTTTGCAACCATGGGTGCATCGCTTTTAGCGTTTATGATGGCACCTTTGGGAGCTTGGCAAATCCTAAGTATGGGTTATCTGCAGGATGCACCCAACGGGGCAACCCATCAGCGGCTCTTTGCATTGGTGTTTATGGCAGTCCGGCTTATCTTTCAGGTTTTCAGAGCGATGCCTGAGCTCGTATGGGCGTTGATTTTTGTAGTCTGGATAGGAGCCGGTCCCATGGCGGGCATGATGGCCATTGGAGCCCATACCATCGGTATCATGGGCAGGCTCTTTGGCGAGGTTTACGAAGACATTGAAAACCACTACCCAAGCACCTTAGAGGCTCGGGGTGCGGGCAGGCTTGGAGCCTGGGCGTATGGTGTTTTACCGCAGGCGATGCCCCAGCTCTTATCATTCGCATTGTTTCGTTTTGAGGTGAATATTCGTGCTACAGCCATGGTTGGTTTTGTGGGCGCAGGCGGCATCGGTGATGAAATCCATACCGCCATCAGCCTCTTTCATTTTCGAGAGCTTGCCACTCAGCTTTTGGTCTTGCTGGTCGTGGTGAGCTTAATCGACGCTCTTAGTTCCGAACTGCGTTTGAGAATCATGGCTCGATGAACATTTGATAGGACCTAAGTCCCCGCAAAAAAAAGGTTTTCTCTAGTTTTCGGTTTCGCCCGGCATTTTAATGCGTGGCTTGCCTATTAAGCGCAACTTCTGCGTTTTCGCGCCGACAATGAAGTATCCATTCATAGCTGGAGCTGAAGATGCCATTGTCTAATTACCTTCCTAGTTTTGTAAGCCGTCTGTTTACCAATACGTCTCAGGTTCAAGGCCCGGGCCCAGAGGCACCGCCCCATGTCGAGCGTCCAGTTCAGGCAGTCATTCGAGATTCTATCCAGCGCGGGCCGGCTCAGCGCCAGGCTCCTACCGTAGGCTCTGGTCAAGAAGCTCAACTTCGTGCCCCTGAGCGCGCGCCTCGCATTCAACCAGCTTCTTCGGGAGCGCCTGATTTTTATCCCGCACTTGAGGATTTATTAGCCATCAAAGCCGCAGAACGTGGAACCACGATGCGCGGCATCGAACTTCGCTTCTATGATCCGCGAGGCATCATCGCTGCCTATGCTTTGGACCCATCTCGTGAGGGAACATCCTGTAAAGACCTCTTCAGCCATATCCTGAGAACGAAGAACTTCGGTCCGTCATGCGGCGAAACATCCAATGCTTTAAAAAGTGTATTGTTCTCTGGTGCAACTCGCGAACAAGAAGGCGAGCAGGCTCTCTATGAAGCCATTCGTGCTCCGGGTGATGGATTTTTAAGAGTTCAAATCGGGTGCCATAGCTTCGTGGTGGAGAAAAAAGACGATGCCTGCCGTATTTTTCAAAGTTATGACGGATGGTACAGCATGGCGACTTCTTTAAAGGACGATAAGCCCATTGCCAAAGAAACATTTGCCGCGTTGATTCAGCAAGTGGTGCGTAAAGACCAGGCTCGAACGCAAGGTGAATACGATGCAGCACAGTTAGCCGAAGAGCGCCTATTTCACGGCGAGGTTGATGCCACCCGAAATGCAAAAGGCACCAGCCGGTATCAAATTGTGACAGAAAGTGCCGAACGAAGAACGCCTACGAGTGAGTTGGGCGGTCGAATGGATGCGCTTTTAAATCGCTACAATAACGTATGGGAAGCATTTGAAAATGACTCCCGCACCAGTGTGGGGGACTTTGCTAGAGCACAGTGGCCAGAGCTTTTTGGGCTTTAATTAAATTCCCACTCGCCCGCTACACAGCTTATCTCTGGTAGCTCAGGATCGCAGCTTAGAGGTGCAGCCTCGCTGCATGGGAGTTTATGACCATCGGCATGCACGCCGCAAATCTGTCCGCATCCATCGGTTTCCCCAAGTTTCAAATCAGTACAGTTGGGACTGCAAGCTGCTCTAAGATCCAAGCAAGTAGCGAACCCATCGGCGGTGTAGCCACATTGGTATTCGTCTGAGCCAAGTCCTTCGGGAGCATAACACTGGATCGTATTTCTGGTACCTTGAAAGCAGCCATAGAGCTGGCGGCCTTGAGTACAGAGCCCTTTGACACCAATGGCCTCAGATGGTTCTTGAGGTGTGACGCATTTTGGCGTGCAAGAAAATTCACCCGACTCGTTGGCTCCGCAATAATCCGTCGCCGCGCAAGCGCCGCAGCTACCGCAGCCCTCGGTTCCACAAGCGGAAGAAGAGCATTCTTCCGAGCAGTCGCAAGCGAGCGCGTCTGAACAGGTTCTGCCGTCATCGCAGTCGCCACCGAGGTTGGCATTGGTGTCCATTCTGATCTCAAAGCTTAAGCAGCCAAGAGTTGGAATCTCGTCGTATCGAACCATGAACATTGTTGATTCAGTCACTTCAAATGCTTGGTTGCAGCCTTGCCAACCTGTTGCAGCCGCGCACGATGGGCTGGCTGCACATTCAATGGAAAATGCGGTGTCTGTTTCAGGAAAACCGGCTACTTCTGTGAGAACCACATTACCTTCGTCGACGGTATCCGTTGAACTCGCTGGGTTGGACTCTGCCGTGGTGGACATCGTGGGAGCTTGGCCAACAACCAAAGGCACAATACCTGTCCAGGCATCAGCATCGTAGCCCACAAGCCCTTGAATACCCATGCTTACGCCGCCTGTAGAGTTTAGAACCAATCCTTCATCATGGTCGAAAAAGACGAGACCTTCAGGGCTTGAACCGAGGCTGTTATGGTACTCGACAATTTCAGCGATGTTGCTGCCGAAGGTATCGATTTGTGTGCCGTAATTATCTTCATCTACAAAAACTGCCACCCAGT carries:
- the betA gene encoding choline dehydrogenase, which produces MPNIVKKDSYDYIIIGGGSAGCCLANRLSEDPSNKVLVLEAGRPDWKWDIFIHMPAGLSTPLGNKLYDWKYKSEPEPFMNGRQVDHGRGKVLGGSSSINGMIYIRGNAMDFEKWALEPGMERWDYAHCLPYFIKAENRTAGKNDYHGQEGPLVLEKGPCESPLFQSFFEACKQAGYPITDDVNGYQQEGFAPFDRNVNNGRRWSAARAYLHPVMDRPNLTVICGALSTRILFEGKRAVGVEYVKGKGLFNTSYGTTTYTAHAGEVICSGGAINTPQLLQLSGVGNEEDLKPHGIKMVHHLPGVGENLQDHLEVYVQHACKQPVSLQPALKWYNQPWIGLKWLFGRTGEAATNHFEAGGFIRSNETVKYPNIQFHFLPLAIRYDGSQPEGNHGYQVHIGPMYSDVRGNIKIKSTDPREHPALRFNYLSTGLDRQEWIEAVRSARKILSQSSMDEFNGGEISPGPSVQTDEEILKWVGEDAETALHPSCTAKMGLDDMAVTHPDSLKVHGIEGLRVVDASVMPGVTNGNIYSPVMMIAEKASDLILGNTPLPPSDAPFYLHKSESE
- a CDS encoding ABC transporter permease subunit, with product MPSDSVKPLSTREQPAGLRALVLSGFLIAWCLGGWGIGFEPGRLFQKDGLANALALFQGFTSPALDADFIRRIMELSVESFAIGFSGLGLALVIGIPLGIWGARLPALPEQSRKRSFVDFTAFVVRPASRTILTILRSIPEIIWAFLFVRILGLGPGPAVIAIGLSFAGIIGKLFAELMESAAPEPAMSLRRLGASPLGVALYGVLPQVRHQWVGYGLFRLECAIRSAAILGVVGAGGLGSEIDLSIRYFQYDKLATALLALLLCVILLEISSLILRRSRAYWSIGTIAVGALWGSLTLGVVWFDLFTAQAAKQLGVFLAGFSNPVLDFDFVWATTQAMLETVGMALFATMGASLLAFMMAPLGAWQILSMGYLQDAPNGATHQRLFALVFMAVRLIFQVFRAMPELVWALIFVVWIGAGPMAGMMAIGAHTIGIMGRLFGEVYEDIENHYPSTLEARGAGRLGAWAYGVLPQAMPQLLSFALFRFEVNIRATAMVGFVGAGGIGDEIHTAISLFHFRELATQLLVLLVVVSLIDALSSELRLRIMAR
- a CDS encoding putative selenate ABC transporter substrate-binding protein, whose amino-acid sequence is MKRSFVMNAYVASVLTLAMVACSPKAESEAPAKKVEDKPQAAAEKTVIRVTGIPDENPTELQRKNAPLVAYLSEELGTEVTYVPVTDYGAAVQALAAGQIDFAWLGGFTHVQARTMAGAVPLTMRGIDRDFKTVFIANAQSGVEKVEDIRGKTLSFGSKSSTSGHLMPRHFMKTQFSLDVAADLEGKPVFSGAHDATAKIVESGKVAAGALNKQVWDRMVTQEKVDTAKVKLIWTTPGYVDYVWTAGKEVDALLQDKFKKAFLKLDGTNEKHQAVLALQGAAKFVPAAPSDFDAIESVARETGLLK
- a CDS encoding ATP-binding cassette domain-containing protein, producing MTELVSEQAPVLELSEVGKSFGEFKALSAINLKVSLGERVAVLGPSGSGKSTLIKLLAGSLEPSCGQVLVEGQDMATWNRRELRSYRRQLGLVEQSLDLVPQLSLHRNVVAGLLSNWSPWRIMLSLLWTTDKQEVAQMLEEVGLASRQFDSTHTLSGGEKQRVAIARALIHRPTILFADEPTSSLDPATAQTVMKLLIEEGQRHAQSMVLSTHWVSVVQPHVDRIIGLREGRLVLDVPAHEVTDSVLDELYAGHQERR